In Paenibacillus sonchi, a single genomic region encodes these proteins:
- a CDS encoding MMPL family transporter has protein sequence MAVLLGVALLATIALPFFHMETGLGNDGHKSPDKTERRAYDLLSEAYGEGYHGPLVLLAETDGGKEAAANLNKVIEEVKNYPNVAMVNPAVTAPSGKVSLITVMPTTGPNDSATIDLVHLIRDKAPEIEQQDHIKLGVTGSTAVNIDITQKLNQALPKFCLIIVGLAFVLLMLVFRSILVPIKAVLGFILSLGATLGFVTYVVQDGHFQKLFGFYAEAPVFNFLPIIVVGVLFGLAMDYEVFLVSRMREEFKKSGDAKKSVLAGIRHSGGVVTAAGLIMVAVFTGFILAEEPMVKVMGLALAFGVLFDAFIVRMLIVPGVMTVLGKSAWYFPKWLDRLLPNLDVEGEGVMEEVEKKQREYTKESNIRLLAKPLE, from the coding sequence GTGGCTGTCCTGCTGGGAGTAGCGCTGCTTGCAACCATTGCTCTGCCATTCTTCCACATGGAGACAGGTCTTGGAAATGATGGTCATAAATCGCCGGATAAAACCGAACGCCGGGCCTATGATCTCCTTTCCGAAGCCTATGGCGAAGGGTATCATGGACCGTTAGTGCTTTTGGCTGAAACGGATGGCGGGAAAGAGGCTGCGGCCAATCTCAATAAAGTGATTGAGGAAGTAAAAAATTATCCCAACGTCGCGATGGTAAACCCGGCGGTCACCGCGCCTTCCGGAAAAGTATCGCTGATTACGGTTATGCCGACAACAGGCCCCAATGATTCAGCAACCATTGACCTTGTCCATTTAATTCGTGATAAGGCGCCCGAAATAGAGCAGCAGGATCATATTAAGCTTGGTGTGACCGGCAGCACGGCTGTCAATATCGATATCACTCAGAAATTGAATCAGGCCTTACCTAAATTTTGCCTAATCATTGTCGGCTTGGCCTTTGTACTGCTTATGCTGGTATTCCGTTCAATTCTGGTTCCGATCAAGGCCGTACTTGGATTTATTCTGTCGCTTGGAGCGACCTTGGGATTTGTTACTTATGTCGTTCAAGACGGCCATTTCCAGAAGTTATTCGGATTCTATGCCGAGGCACCGGTATTTAACTTCTTACCGATCATTGTAGTCGGCGTCCTGTTTGGTTTGGCAATGGACTATGAAGTGTTTCTGGTCAGCCGGATGCGCGAGGAATTCAAGAAGAGCGGAGATGCCAAAAAATCCGTTCTTGCCGGTATCCGCCACAGCGGCGGAGTCGTGACCGCAGCAGGGCTCATCATGGTTGCCGTCTTTACCGGGTTCATTCTGGCAGAGGAGCCTATGGTTAAGGTCATGGGGCTGGCGCTTGCCTTCGGTGTTCTCTTTGATGCTTTTATCGTCCGGATGCTCATCGTTCCCGGGGTGATGACCGTGCTTGGGAAGTCGGCCTGGTATTTTCCAAAATGGCTGGACCGCCTGCTTCCGAATCTCGACGTGGAAGGTGAGGGAGTGATGGAGGAAGTGGAGAAAAAACAGCGGGAATATACGAAGGAATCTAACATCAGATTATTGGCTAAGCCATTAGAATAA